One Gemmatimonadaceae bacterium genomic window carries:
- a CDS encoding NADH-quinone oxidoreductase subunit J — MSGFYAFQFYLFALLAIGSALLFVTRRKPVPAALWLMNVMFALSGLYVMLDAPFVGVIQVLVYAGAIMVVFVFVVMLLNLSESPVTDVRRLGVRSGAGVVALALLANLLVVLRAPIARVALAPETTNAVMPVAVSLFTDYLVAFELTSVVLLVAVIGAVLLAKKRVRA, encoded by the coding sequence ATGAGCGGCTTCTACGCGTTTCAGTTCTACCTCTTCGCGTTGTTGGCGATCGGCTCGGCGCTGTTGTTTGTGACCCGTCGCAAGCCCGTGCCGGCCGCGCTGTGGCTGATGAACGTGATGTTTGCGTTGAGCGGCCTCTATGTCATGCTGGATGCGCCGTTCGTCGGCGTCATCCAGGTCCTGGTCTATGCGGGTGCCATCATGGTGGTGTTCGTCTTTGTCGTCATGCTGCTCAACCTCAGCGAGAGTCCCGTGACCGACGTGCGGCGTCTCGGCGTGCGGAGTGGGGCCGGCGTGGTCGCGCTTGCCCTGCTCGCGAACCTGCTGGTCGTGCTGCGCGCGCCGATCGCCCGCGTCGCGCTCGCGCCAGAGACGACCAACGCGGTGATGCCGGTCGCCGTCTCGTTGTTTACCGACTACCTCGTGGCATTTGAGCTGACCAGTGTCGTGCTGCTCGTCGCCGTCATCGGCGCCGTGCTGCTGGCCAAGAAGCGAGTCCGCGCATGA
- a CDS encoding NADH-quinone oxidoreductase subunit I: MSYVRATLKGMAVTLKHLVDPHKVTMQYPETKWDLSPRWRGTHRMLTTETGKAKCVACGLCPSVCPANCIKLVPGEDEQGNRYPLVFEIDEFRCIFCGYCQEVCPEEAIHLGRHYENAEFDRAGFVYDLERLMAQTHPVSELWDPSDPRGE, translated from the coding sequence GTGAGTTATGTGCGCGCAACCCTCAAGGGGATGGCGGTGACGCTCAAGCATCTCGTCGATCCGCACAAGGTCACGATGCAGTATCCCGAGACGAAGTGGGACCTGTCGCCGCGTTGGCGTGGCACGCACCGCATGCTGACGACGGAGACCGGGAAGGCGAAGTGCGTTGCGTGCGGCCTGTGTCCGTCGGTGTGTCCGGCCAATTGCATCAAGCTGGTGCCGGGCGAGGACGAGCAGGGCAATCGGTATCCGCTTGTGTTCGAGATCGATGAGTTCCGGTGCATCTTCTGCGGCTACTGCCAGGAGGTGTGCCCGGAAGAGGCCATTCATCTTGGACGACACTACGAGAACGCCGAGTTCGATCGCGCGGGCTTCGTGTACGATCTGGAGCGGCTCATGGCGCAGACGCACCCGGTGAGCGAACTGTGGGATCCGTCGGACCCGAGGGGAGAATGA
- the nuoH gene encoding NADH-quinone oxidoreductase subunit NuoH, whose amino-acid sequence MGTFVLASGIKILVVFVLYLLGVAFLTLAERKLAAWFQDRRGPNRTGPGGILQPVADGLKNFMKEETSPGQADTWLFLIAPALAFIPAMLTWAVLPLAAPMPTAWGLIDMAVASLPIGYLFTLAISSLGVYGIVLAGWSSNNKYALLGGLRSSAQMISYEIAMGMSTIPILLLAGNVSLHTIVEQQVHMGWNVFSLTVAWFTFLIAAFAETNRLPFDLPEAESELVAGYHTEYSGMKFSMFFIAEYANMATVSGLMASLFFGGWDIPFTSWDNLPPFTVVKSLATLAMFAAKTGSFLFLFMWVRWTLPRFRYDQLMSLGWSIMLPVALGICDPRDRQCAGHWRV is encoded by the coding sequence ATTGGCACATTCGTGCTGGCCAGCGGCATCAAGATCCTGGTCGTGTTCGTCCTGTATTTGCTGGGCGTGGCATTTTTGACGCTGGCGGAACGCAAGCTCGCCGCATGGTTTCAGGATCGTCGCGGACCCAATCGGACCGGTCCGGGTGGCATCTTGCAGCCGGTGGCCGACGGCCTGAAGAATTTTATGAAAGAGGAAACCAGTCCCGGGCAGGCGGACACTTGGCTCTTCCTGATCGCGCCGGCCCTCGCGTTCATTCCGGCGATGCTCACGTGGGCGGTCTTGCCCCTGGCGGCGCCGATGCCGACCGCGTGGGGCTTGATCGACATGGCGGTGGCGTCACTGCCCATCGGGTACCTGTTCACGCTCGCGATCTCCTCGCTGGGCGTGTATGGGATCGTACTGGCCGGATGGTCTTCGAACAACAAGTATGCGCTGCTCGGCGGCCTGCGCTCCAGCGCCCAGATGATCTCGTATGAGATTGCGATGGGGATGTCCACCATTCCGATCCTGTTGCTGGCCGGCAATGTGTCACTGCACACCATTGTCGAGCAACAAGTGCACATGGGGTGGAACGTCTTTTCGCTCACCGTGGCCTGGTTCACGTTCCTGATTGCCGCGTTCGCCGAGACCAACCGGCTCCCGTTCGACTTGCCGGAAGCGGAGTCGGAACTGGTGGCCGGCTACCATACCGAGTACAGCGGCATGAAGTTCTCGATGTTCTTCATCGCCGAGTACGCCAACATGGCGACCGTCAGCGGGCTGATGGCGTCGCTCTTTTTCGGCGGCTGGGATATCCCCTTCACGTCGTGGGACAACCTGCCACCGTTCACGGTCGTGAAATCACTGGCAACACTGGCCATGTTCGCCGCCAAAACCGGCAGTTTCCTGTTTCTCTTCATGTGGGTGCGCTGGACGCTGCCGCGCTTCCGCTACGATCAGCTGATGTCGCTCGGATGGAGCATCATGCTCCCAGTGGCGCTTGGCATATGTGATCCTCGTGATCGCCAGTGCGCTGGACACTGGCGGGTCTGA
- a CDS encoding (2Fe-2S)-binding protein, protein MTDRKMISLTIEGRPVTVPEGLSILEAAKSAGVVVPHYCYHPGLPVAGVCRMCLVEVEKLPKLAPACATSVMEGQVVHVHSPKALEARKGVLEFLLINHPLDCPICDQAGECELQDYTFAEGRADSRYRESKRFNPVEDFGGDVLYVPNRCILCTRCVRFMTDVAHEPVLNVSERGDRAFIGKADGHDLTNSWAGNVVDLCPVGALLSKDFLNKARAWELDRAPTICTGCSQGCNAVAETRDNVLVRLKPRSNDQVNHFYLCETGRLGYRAFNRRDRVDQPLVRHDGALRVADWEAAVATAARVIGSRRLMVLASPNLSNESLFLLARLRAVLPGDGVFRVEQGAEVPLPGVADLALRAERAANATGARLLGFTDAVSLSDVLEHGDALLIVGDDLEGVGEVLLDRASSTVYIGTVLPEALATRADVVLPSTNTMEEEGTLTNLRGRVQRFLQAKAAPGMARPTWYVVADVLEACGGDGQFYLPSEVFGAMAANHGPFAGLNYEILGLRGQALVTEEVLSLPTEAVS, encoded by the coding sequence GTGACAGACCGCAAGATGATTTCGCTGACGATCGAAGGTCGTCCGGTCACGGTACCGGAGGGCCTGTCGATTTTGGAAGCGGCCAAGTCGGCTGGCGTGGTGGTGCCGCACTACTGCTATCACCCGGGCCTGCCAGTCGCTGGCGTGTGCCGGATGTGTCTGGTCGAGGTGGAGAAGTTGCCGAAATTGGCGCCGGCGTGCGCCACGTCTGTGATGGAAGGGCAGGTGGTGCATGTGCACTCCCCCAAGGCCCTTGAGGCGCGAAAGGGCGTTCTCGAGTTTCTGCTGATCAATCATCCGCTGGATTGCCCTATTTGTGATCAGGCCGGCGAATGTGAACTGCAGGATTACACCTTCGCCGAGGGACGTGCCGACTCACGCTATCGCGAGTCGAAGCGCTTCAATCCCGTCGAGGATTTTGGCGGCGATGTGCTGTACGTGCCCAACCGCTGCATCCTCTGCACGCGCTGCGTCCGCTTCATGACGGACGTGGCGCACGAGCCGGTGCTCAACGTGTCGGAGCGCGGTGACCGCGCGTTTATCGGAAAGGCGGACGGCCACGACCTGACGAATTCGTGGGCCGGCAACGTGGTGGATCTGTGTCCGGTGGGCGCCCTGCTGTCCAAGGACTTCTTGAACAAGGCCCGCGCCTGGGAGCTCGATCGCGCACCCACGATCTGCACCGGATGCAGCCAGGGCTGCAACGCCGTGGCAGAGACACGAGACAACGTGCTGGTCCGCCTCAAGCCGCGATCGAATGATCAGGTCAATCATTTCTATCTGTGCGAAACCGGCCGACTGGGATATCGTGCGTTCAATCGTCGCGATCGCGTGGACCAGCCACTGGTGCGACACGATGGGGCGCTTCGGGTGGCGGACTGGGAAGCGGCGGTCGCCACGGCCGCGCGCGTCATTGGCAGCCGTCGGTTGATGGTGCTGGCCTCGCCAAACCTGTCCAATGAATCGTTGTTTCTGTTGGCGCGCCTTCGTGCCGTCCTGCCCGGCGACGGGGTCTTCCGCGTGGAACAGGGTGCCGAGGTGCCGTTGCCGGGTGTCGCCGACCTGGCGTTGCGTGCCGAACGCGCCGCCAACGCTACCGGCGCTCGCCTTCTTGGATTCACCGATGCGGTATCGTTGTCGGACGTGCTGGAGCACGGCGACGCATTGCTGATTGTGGGTGACGACCTCGAAGGCGTCGGAGAGGTCCTGCTCGATCGCGCATCGTCGACAGTGTACATCGGCACCGTGCTTCCCGAGGCGCTCGCCACGCGCGCGGATGTCGTATTGCCATCGACCAATACGATGGAAGAAGAGGGAACCCTCACGAACCTCCGCGGTCGCGTGCAGCGATTCCTGCAGGCCAAGGCGGCGCCTGGGATGGCGCGTCCAACCTGGTACGTCGTGGCCGACGTGCTGGAGGCCTGCGGCGGAGATGGCCAGTTCTATCTGCCGTCCGAGGTGTTTGGAGCGATGGCGGCGAACCATGGTCCGTTTGCGGGACTGAACTACGAGATACTCGGACTGCGTGGCCAAGCGCTCGTGACGGAGGAAGTGCTGTCGCTCCCGACCGAGGCGGTGTCGTGA
- the nuoF gene encoding NADH-quinone oxidoreductase subunit NuoF — MGYPHKSHPRETPILSRYFGDTGARTLDGWRQRGGYEALDRALDTDPQALQAVIKESGLRGRGGAGFPTGLKWSFMKPDGKTHYLCCNADESEPGTFKDREIMRWTPHGLVEGVALAAHAIYAQTAYIYIRGEFTEPLARVSQAIEEAYAAGVLGADAMGSGKRVDVHVHRGAGAYICGEETALMNSLEGRRGNPRIKPPFPAVSGLFGMPTTINNVETLATVPYIIKNGAEWYKEFGRRDNPKSIGTKLFSVCGNISRPGNYEVTLGFPFKDFLYDLCGGPLPGREIKAVIPGGSSVPILTREEAEGALMDYEGFVAAGTMLGSGGVIVFDDRQDMVKQIARLARFYAHESCAQCSQCREGTAWTTRILERIRDGEGSVEDFDTLLSIADNMSGKTICVLSDSCATPVISGLAKFRPEFEAKIVATRGVIAVPEMPRFEGVRRA; from the coding sequence ATGGGATATCCCCACAAGTCGCATCCGCGGGAAACACCAATCCTGTCGCGCTACTTTGGCGACACGGGCGCGCGGACGCTTGATGGTTGGCGACAGCGTGGTGGCTACGAGGCCCTCGACCGTGCGCTCGACACCGACCCGCAGGCGTTGCAGGCGGTGATCAAGGAATCCGGTCTTCGCGGCCGCGGCGGGGCCGGATTCCCGACCGGTCTGAAATGGTCGTTCATGAAGCCGGACGGCAAGACGCACTATCTGTGTTGCAATGCCGACGAGTCCGAGCCCGGCACGTTCAAGGACCGCGAGATCATGCGGTGGACGCCGCACGGGCTGGTGGAAGGCGTGGCGCTGGCGGCGCATGCGATCTACGCGCAGACCGCGTACATCTACATTCGCGGAGAATTCACGGAACCGCTTGCCCGGGTGTCTCAGGCCATCGAGGAAGCGTATGCGGCCGGCGTTCTCGGGGCGGATGCCATGGGATCGGGCAAGCGCGTGGACGTGCATGTGCATCGCGGCGCCGGAGCCTACATCTGCGGTGAAGAGACGGCGCTCATGAACTCGCTGGAAGGGCGCCGCGGCAACCCGCGGATCAAGCCGCCCTTCCCGGCGGTGTCGGGATTGTTCGGCATGCCGACGACGATCAACAATGTCGAGACGCTGGCGACGGTGCCCTATATCATCAAGAATGGGGCGGAGTGGTACAAGGAGTTCGGGCGTCGAGACAACCCGAAGAGCATCGGCACCAAGCTCTTCTCCGTCTGCGGGAACATCAGTCGACCCGGCAACTATGAGGTCACGCTCGGATTTCCGTTCAAGGATTTCCTGTACGATCTCTGCGGCGGCCCGTTGCCCGGACGCGAGATCAAGGCCGTCATTCCGGGTGGCTCGTCTGTCCCCATCCTCACGCGCGAGGAAGCGGAGGGGGCACTGATGGACTATGAGGGTTTCGTCGCCGCGGGGACCATGCTCGGCTCCGGCGGCGTCATTGTCTTCGATGACCGGCAGGACATGGTCAAGCAGATCGCGCGCCTTGCGCGATTTTACGCGCACGAGAGCTGCGCGCAGTGCTCGCAGTGCCGTGAAGGCACCGCGTGGACGACGCGCATTCTGGAGCGCATTCGCGACGGAGAAGGGTCGGTCGAGGATTTCGACACGTTGCTCTCCATTGCTGACAACATGAGCGGCAAGACCATCTGCGTGCTTAGCGACTCCTGCGCGACGCCCGTGATTTCCGGACTCGCCAAGTTCCGACCCGAGTTTGAGGCGAAGATTGTCGCGACACGCGGCGTGATTGCGGTGCCGGAGATGCCGCGCTTCGAGGGTGTGAGGCGCGCGTGA
- a CDS encoding NAD(P)H-dependent oxidoreductase subunit E: protein MSHGPSARGGALVAVSQHGQHDPSPYVPVFTGERRTELERILSRYPTKQAALLPALWIVQDTHGWVSASAIEEVAGVLALTPAYVKGVLTFYTMYHQHPVGRHFIQVCTTTPCNVCGADDVVRALLEHTGCGDLGLTSEDGRFTVVEVECLGACGFATPLMVNNTFVESVTPESVPRLLAELT from the coding sequence ATGAGCCACGGTCCATCGGCGCGAGGCGGCGCCCTGGTCGCCGTGTCGCAACACGGCCAGCACGACCCGTCGCCGTACGTGCCGGTATTCACCGGCGAGCGTCGCACGGAGCTTGAGCGCATCCTCTCCCGCTATCCGACGAAACAGGCCGCGCTGCTGCCCGCGCTGTGGATCGTTCAGGATACGCACGGATGGGTGAGCGCGAGCGCGATCGAAGAGGTCGCGGGCGTGCTCGCGCTCACGCCTGCGTACGTCAAGGGCGTGCTGACGTTTTACACCATGTATCACCAGCACCCGGTCGGACGGCATTTCATCCAGGTGTGCACGACGACCCCGTGCAATGTGTGCGGCGCGGACGACGTGGTACGCGCATTGCTGGAGCACACCGGCTGCGGTGACCTGGGGTTGACCAGCGAGGACGGTCGGTTCACGGTGGTTGAAGTGGAATGTCTCGGCGCCTGCGGATTCGCCACGCCGCTCATGGTCAACAACACCTTTGTCGAATCGGTGACTCCCGAATCGGTGCCGCGATTGCTTGCGGAGTTGACGTAA
- a CDS encoding NADH-quinone oxidoreductase subunit C yields MAALEAQFGDAVVRHEVVWGETTVFVRREALHDIIRWLHDEPTQRYDYLSDVTAVEYRDADRPIEVVWHLRALGHRRFLRLKVQLPKGGALAVASIVDIYSGADWLERECFDMFGIRFEGHPDLRRILMWDSYQEGFPLRKDFPLRGRFSRAEQLKQALAANPEARYSMEELHIAEAFDSLPDDMKQRLAVERVARRGMEGGE; encoded by the coding sequence GTGGCCGCGCTCGAGGCGCAGTTCGGCGACGCGGTTGTTCGCCACGAGGTGGTGTGGGGTGAGACGACCGTGTTCGTGCGTCGTGAGGCGCTGCATGACATCATCCGCTGGCTCCACGATGAACCGACGCAGCGTTACGACTACCTGAGTGACGTGACCGCCGTGGAGTACCGCGATGCCGACCGCCCCATCGAAGTGGTGTGGCATCTGCGGGCCCTCGGTCATCGCCGTTTTCTGCGACTCAAGGTTCAACTACCGAAGGGCGGTGCACTCGCGGTCGCGTCGATTGTCGACATCTACTCGGGTGCCGATTGGCTGGAGCGGGAGTGCTTTGACATGTTCGGGATCCGCTTTGAAGGACATCCCGACTTGCGCCGGATCCTGATGTGGGACTCGTATCAGGAAGGCTTTCCGCTTCGCAAGGACTTTCCCTTGCGCGGACGCTTTTCGCGCGCCGAGCAGCTCAAGCAGGCGCTCGCCGCGAACCCGGAGGCGCGCTATTCAATGGAGGAATTGCACATCGCCGAGGCGTTCGACTCGCTGCCGGACGACATGAAGCAGCGCCTCGCGGTGGAACGTGTCGCCCGACGCGGCATGGAGGGCGGCGAGTGA
- the ndhC gene encoding NADH-quinone oxidoreductase subunit A — MLRNYLPVLMLLGFVIVNAVLILGLAHLTVPAQPTAVKSQPYESGIAPLGDARDRFSVKFYVVAMLFIVFDIETVFMIPWGVYFRQLSCTVPMMNGACPAGHLTFFGLAEMLMFAVILVVGFVYVWKKGALTWD, encoded by the coding sequence ATGCTGCGCAATTACCTGCCGGTCCTGATGCTCCTCGGGTTCGTGATCGTCAACGCGGTGCTCATCCTGGGCCTCGCGCATTTGACGGTTCCCGCGCAGCCAACCGCAGTGAAGTCACAGCCCTATGAATCGGGGATCGCGCCCCTCGGCGATGCGCGCGATCGTTTCTCCGTCAAGTTCTATGTGGTGGCGATGTTGTTCATCGTCTTCGATATCGAGACCGTTTTCATGATTCCGTGGGGCGTGTACTTCCGCCAGCTCTCCTGCACGGTCCCCATGATGAACGGCGCCTGTCCCGCCGGGCACTTGACCTTCTTCGGGTTGGCCGAAATGCTCATGTTCGCCGTCATTCTCGTCGTCGGCTTTGTGTATGTCTGGAAGAAGGGAGCCCTGACGTGGGACTGA
- a CDS encoding dCTP deaminase has product MGLCSDRWITRMAREHGMIEPFEDRQVREGVISYGVSSYGYDMRVAREFKIFTNVLSSIVDPKAFDPKSLVEFEGDVCIVPPNSFALSRSVEYFRIPRNVLTLTVGKSTYARCGIITNVTPFEPEWEGYVTLEISNTTPLPAKIYANEGIAQVVFFTGDEPPEISYGDKKGKYQGQHGVTLPRI; this is encoded by the coding sequence ATGGGGCTCTGCTCCGACCGCTGGATCACGCGCATGGCGCGCGAACATGGCATGATCGAACCCTTCGAAGACCGGCAGGTTCGCGAAGGCGTCATTTCGTATGGCGTCAGCTCCTACGGCTACGACATGCGGGTCGCCCGCGAGTTCAAGATCTTCACGAACGTGCTCAGTTCGATCGTCGATCCCAAGGCGTTCGATCCGAAAAGCCTCGTGGAATTTGAGGGCGATGTCTGCATTGTGCCCCCCAACTCGTTCGCGCTGTCTCGCAGCGTCGAGTACTTCCGGATCCCCCGAAACGTCCTCACGTTGACGGTTGGCAAGAGCACGTACGCGCGCTGCGGCATCATCACCAATGTCACGCCGTTCGAGCCCGAGTGGGAAGGATACGTCACGCTGGAGATCTCCAACACGACCCCGCTGCCGGCGAAGATCTATGCCAACGAGGGTATCGCGCAGGTCGTGTTCTTCACGGGCGACGAGCCTCCCGAGATCAGCTACGGTGACAAGAAGGGCAAGTATCAAGGACAACACGGTGTGACGCTCCCGCGCATTTGA
- a CDS encoding c-type cytochrome — MKSGWWYVTAVSALSTALWAVGGAFARGAPHRAAWTQGVAAPESDPGRGLALMNAFRDSLPRHSGNRLRCTSCHLDNGTRPNAMPWLGTAARYPRYRGRRGSEETITQRINECIGRSLAGRPLLEDSRDMRDMVAYLSTLKSAERPAGPDTVRLEGSFRAGRRVYSKTCARCHGATGAGLLAPAVWGRHSYSIGAGLARQSVLATFLQENMPYDRADTLSAQQAADVAAYVLAQPRQDHPGKELDWPKGDPPVDVAYATRAARAAGKTMPTPRPLLPRRVNPKSP, encoded by the coding sequence ATGAAATCGGGGTGGTGGTACGTCACGGCCGTGAGCGCACTGAGTACGGCACTTTGGGCCGTGGGCGGGGCGTTCGCGCGCGGTGCGCCACACCGCGCGGCCTGGACGCAGGGCGTCGCCGCGCCGGAGAGTGACCCCGGCCGCGGACTCGCGCTCATGAACGCGTTCCGGGATTCGCTGCCGCGCCACAGTGGTAATCGACTGCGATGCACGAGTTGTCACCTCGACAACGGCACACGACCCAACGCCATGCCGTGGTTGGGGACAGCCGCGCGGTATCCGCGCTATCGCGGCCGGCGGGGAAGCGAGGAGACCATCACGCAACGCATCAATGAGTGCATTGGTCGTAGTCTGGCCGGACGACCGTTGTTGGAGGACAGTCGGGACATGCGCGACATGGTGGCGTACCTGTCCACTTTGAAAAGCGCCGAGCGCCCGGCGGGTCCGGACACGGTCAGACTTGAGGGATCCTTCCGCGCGGGTCGTCGCGTGTATTCGAAGACGTGTGCGCGCTGCCACGGGGCCACGGGTGCCGGTTTGCTCGCGCCGGCCGTCTGGGGACGCCACAGCTATTCCATTGGTGCCGGACTGGCGCGGCAAAGTGTATTGGCCACGTTTCTGCAAGAGAACATGCCGTATGATCGTGCCGATACCCTCTCGGCGCAGCAAGCGGCCGATGTCGCCGCGTACGTGCTGGCGCAACCGCGGCAGGATCATCCCGGCAAGGAGCTCGACTGGCCCAAGGGCGATCCGCCCGTCGATGTGGCCTATGCCACTCGCGCTGCGCGAGCGGCGGGGAAGACCATGCCGACGCCGCGCCCGCTCCTGCCGCGACGGGTGAATCCGAAATCGCCGTAA
- a CDS encoding succinate dehydrogenase/fumarate reductase iron-sulfur subunit, protein MKLTLNVWRQPASKAPGKLETYTLDGVSADMSFLEMFDMLNEQLTHQGKEPVAFAHDCREGICGSCAMMINGQAHGPWKGTATCQLHMRAFKDGDIITVEPWRASSFPIVKDLVVNRGSLDRIIQAGGFVSVNTGGARDANEILIGKEVLEESMDAAACIGCGACVAACPNASASLFTGAKIAHLGALPQGQPERDRRALSMVEQMDLEGFGHCTLVGECQEACPKEISIDVIKQMNRDYLMASVKRREPRAGVGAG, encoded by the coding sequence ATGAAGCTTACTCTCAACGTGTGGCGTCAACCGGCGTCCAAGGCGCCCGGCAAGCTCGAGACGTATACACTCGATGGCGTCAGTGCCGACATGTCGTTCCTCGAGATGTTCGACATGCTCAACGAGCAGCTGACGCATCAAGGCAAGGAACCCGTCGCGTTCGCCCACGACTGTCGCGAAGGAATCTGCGGGTCCTGTGCCATGATGATCAACGGGCAGGCGCACGGTCCGTGGAAGGGAACCGCCACATGCCAACTGCACATGCGCGCGTTCAAGGACGGTGACATCATCACGGTGGAACCGTGGCGGGCGTCGTCGTTCCCCATCGTGAAGGATCTCGTGGTCAACCGCGGATCGCTGGACCGGATCATACAGGCCGGCGGATTCGTGTCGGTCAATACCGGCGGGGCGCGGGACGCCAACGAGATTCTGATCGGCAAGGAAGTCCTGGAGGAGTCCATGGATGCGGCGGCCTGCATCGGCTGTGGTGCCTGTGTGGCAGCCTGTCCGAATGCGTCCGCGTCGCTGTTCACGGGCGCAAAGATTGCGCATCTGGGCGCGTTGCCCCAGGGACAGCCCGAGCGTGATCGCCGCGCGTTGTCCATGGTCGAACAGATGGATCTCGAAGGATTTGGGCATTGCACGCTGGTGGGTGAATGCCAGGAAGCGTGTCCCAAGGAGATCAGCATTGATGTGATCAAGCAGATGAACCGCGATTACCTGATGGCCAGCGTCAAACGACGCGAACCGCGGGCGGGTGTCGGGGCGGGCTGA
- a CDS encoding fumarate reductase/succinate dehydrogenase flavoprotein subunit, whose amino-acid sequence MADLNPKVPNGPLEQKWDEHRFSMKLVNPANKRRHSVLVVGAGLAGASAAATMAELGYKVSCFVFHDSPRRAHSIAAQGGINAAKNYQNDGDSVRRLFYDTIKGGDFRAREANVYRLAQVSVNIIDQCVAQGVPFAREYGGLLANRSFGGSQVSRTFYARGQTGQQLLLGAYQALERQVGLGSVAMHTHEEMLDVVVVDGHARGIVTRNLVTGAITSHAADAVVLATGGYGNVYYLSTNAMYSNATAIWRAYKKGAAFANPCYTQIHPTCIPVSGDHQSKLTLMSESLRNDGRVWVPLKQGDHRAPSQIPDAERDYFLERKYPSFGNLAPRDIASRAAKEACDDGRGVGPGGLGVYLDFADAIKRLGRDTIAERYGNLFDMYQRITDENPYEVPMRIYPAVHYTMGGLWVDYNLMSTIPGLHVAGEANFSDHGANRLGASALMQGLADGYFVLPYTIGDYIASTKLAPVDTTHAAFTSAEAAVRAQQETFLSIGGKRTVDSFHKALGKIMWDHCGMARTREGLTKALALIPALREEFWRDLNVPGSGNSLNQSLEKAGRVADFLELGELMCRDALHREESCGGHFRVEYQEAGEAKRNDEQFAYVGAWEYAGDGNTPILNKEPLVYENVHLSTRSYK is encoded by the coding sequence ATGGCTGATCTGAATCCGAAGGTCCCCAACGGCCCGCTCGAACAGAAGTGGGACGAACACCGCTTCTCCATGAAGCTGGTCAATCCGGCCAACAAGCGCCGACACTCGGTCCTTGTCGTCGGCGCGGGGTTGGCTGGTGCGTCGGCCGCCGCCACCATGGCGGAGTTGGGCTACAAGGTGTCGTGTTTCGTGTTTCACGATTCGCCGCGCCGGGCCCACTCCATCGCCGCCCAGGGCGGCATCAATGCGGCCAAGAACTACCAGAATGACGGCGACAGCGTGCGCCGCCTGTTCTACGACACGATCAAGGGCGGTGACTTCCGTGCCCGCGAGGCGAACGTGTATCGCCTGGCGCAGGTGTCGGTGAACATCATCGACCAGTGTGTGGCGCAAGGCGTGCCCTTCGCGCGCGAGTACGGTGGCCTGCTGGCCAATCGGTCATTCGGCGGATCGCAGGTATCTCGCACATTCTATGCGCGCGGCCAAACGGGACAGCAGCTGTTGCTGGGTGCCTACCAGGCGCTGGAGCGACAGGTGGGACTGGGCAGCGTCGCGATGCACACGCACGAGGAAATGCTCGATGTGGTCGTGGTGGACGGGCACGCGCGCGGAATCGTCACGCGCAACCTGGTCACCGGCGCGATCACGTCGCATGCTGCCGACGCGGTGGTGCTGGCCACTGGTGGATACGGCAACGTGTACTACCTGAGCACCAACGCGATGTATTCGAATGCGACCGCCATTTGGCGGGCGTACAAGAAGGGCGCCGCATTTGCCAATCCGTGCTACACGCAGATCCATCCCACCTGCATTCCGGTGAGCGGAGACCATCAGTCCAAGCTGACGTTGATGTCCGAATCACTGCGCAACGACGGCCGCGTGTGGGTGCCGTTGAAACAGGGTGACCACCGCGCCCCGTCGCAGATTCCCGATGCGGAACGCGACTACTTCCTGGAGCGGAAGTACCCGAGCTTCGGCAACCTCGCGCCGCGTGACATTGCGTCGCGGGCCGCCAAGGAAGCCTGCGACGACGGTCGTGGCGTGGGCCCCGGCGGATTGGGCGTGTACCTCGACTTCGCGGATGCCATCAAGCGACTTGGCCGGGATACGATTGCCGAACGCTATGGGAACCTGTTCGACATGTACCAGCGCATCACCGACGAAAATCCGTATGAAGTGCCGATGCGCATTTATCCGGCCGTGCACTATACCATGGGCGGACTGTGGGTCGACTACAACCTCATGAGCACCATCCCCGGCTTGCATGTGGCCGGAGAGGCCAACTTCTCCGATCACGGGGCGAATCGGCTGGGGGCGTCGGCGCTCATGCAAGGGCTGGCGGATGGGTACTTCGTGCTCCCGTACACCATCGGTGATTACATCGCCAGCACGAAACTCGCGCCGGTCGACACCACGCATGCCGCGTTCACGTCGGCCGAGGCGGCGGTGCGTGCGCAGCAGGAGACCTTTCTCTCCATTGGCGGCAAGCGCACGGTGGACTCGTTCCACAAGGCCCTTGGCAAGATCATGTGGGATCATTGCGGCATGGCGCGCACGCGCGAGGGGCTGACGAAGGCCCTTGCGCTGATCCCCGCGCTGCGCGAGGAGTTCTGGCGCGATCTGAACGTGCCGGGCAGCGGGAATTCGTTGAACCAGTCCCTTGAGAAAGCCGGGCGCGTGGCGGATTTCCTGGAGTTGGGTGAACTGATGTGCCGCGACGCGCTGCATCGGGAGGAGTCCTGCGGCGGACACTTCCGTGTCGAGTATCAGGAGGCAGGGGAAGCCAAGCGCAACGACGAGCAGTTTGCGTATGTGGGCGCGTGGGAGTACGCGGGTGACGGCAACACACCGATCCTCAACAAGGAACCGCTCGTGTACGAGAACGTGCACTTGTCCACGCGGAGCTACAAATAA